The Niabella beijingensis genomic interval TATAAAGTGGGAATTACCACCATCAATCAGAATATCACCTTTTTCCAGCTGGGGCACCAGCTCACCGATCACGGCATCCACGATCTTACCGGCAGGAACCAGCAACATAATGATCCGGGGCGCCTGCAACTTTGCGATCAGCTCGGAAGAAGAGCCGGCAGTGGAGACGGGTTTGCCCTTTCCTGCATCTTCCATTATCTTCCGCTGGTTTTCATCACGGTCGTAACCACACACTTCAAACCCGTGATCAGCAATATTGAGGACCAGGTTTCTACCCATGGTTCCGAGCCCGATCATTCCAAATCTTGCAGCCATAATTTTTTTTCGTTAAAGGTAATACTGCATTAACAAAATCATAAAATAAATTGTTCGGTTGCACAATTTTAACAGCGAACGTCCGTTTTACGAGGATTTTCGTTACTTTCACATGAGGAAACGGCGATAGTTATTAAGATTCATTGAACGAAAAGATCAGAAATGTTTAGCAGCAAAGCATTATTTAGAACGGCATTGTTGATGGTGGTGTTGTATGCCTGCGGCACCTCCCAGCCAGCCCGGAGGAATGTATTATCCAATACAAAACCCGCCAACCAGCAGCCGGCTCAAAACAACGGCCGCAATCCAGATCAGACAACGTTTACAAGACCCGAGCAGATCACCAAAAGAAGACCGCCGGAGGAGCGCCCCGTGGTAAATACAAAAGTGGAGCGGAGGCAGGAGCCGGAAACAGAAGCGCCGGCCGCAACGGCCACTACCTATCGCTCTCCTGCATTCTATAAAAATATTACAGACAGCATCCAGCGTGTGGCCGCGAAGCCCAGCTATTATAAAATGACGGAAAACCTGTTTAAGGAAATGACGGTGGTGCCGGACCCCAAGAATCCTGCTGTAAATTCGCAATGGTACACCACCGTGAACTTTGATGTCCGCAAGCCCAACTTTGTGATACTTCATCATACCGCACAGAACAGCGCGGAGCAGACCTTATTCACCTTCTCGATTTCGCGTACCAGTGTGAGCGCCCATTATGTAGTAGGACGCGATGGTGTCACTTATCAGATGCTGAATGAATACATGCGCGCCTGGCATGCCGGTAGAAGCAAATGGGGTTCTATTACCGACATGAACTCCTGCAGCATCGGCATTGAGATCGATAATAACGGCAATGAACCTTTTTCGGAAGCGCAGATCAGTTCGCTTTTAAAATTGCTGGAATACCTGAAAGACAAATTCGGCATCCCGCAGGGTAATTTTATCGCGCACTCCGATATCGCACCCAGCAGGAAGAATGACCCCAGTAAATTTTTCCCCTGGAAGCGGCTGGCAGGCGCGGGCTTTGGCTACTGGTACGATTCCACCAACCTGGCGGAGCCACCGGCAGATTTTAATGCCATCCTTGCCTTGCGTGTGATCGGGTACGACACCCGCAACCAGGCAACAGCCATCACGGCATTTAAACTGCATTACATCCAGAATGATATTACACCCAGTTTAACGGATTATGATAAAAAAGTGCTGTACAACGTATATAAGTACTACTAAGCAGCACGGGATCCCGTTAATTTTAAAAAGGATATTTTTGCAGCCTCCATATTGAGTAATATGGGGGCTTTTAGTTAAAGTGAAAATTTGATGACAGAAGAACATAAACGCCTTGCAGCAAATGCAAAAAAATCCATCCCGCTGGAGCAGTGGGGACCCTATGTAAGTGAGCGCCAGTGGGGAACGGTACGGGAAGATTACAGTCAGAATGGGGATACCTGGAACTATTTTCCCTTCGATCATGCAAACAGCCGCGCTTACCTCTGGGGGGAGGATGGTCTTGCCGGCATATCCGATTATTTTCAAAACCTCTGTTTTGCTGTAGCGCTCTGGAACGGACAGGACAAGATCTTGAAAGAGCGGTTATTTGGTCTGGGTAATAACGAAGGCAATCATGGCGAGGATGTAAAGGAACTGTATTTCTATCTCGACAACCTGCCCACCCACTATTATATGGAATACCTGTATAAGTATCCGCAGCAGGCATTCCCCTATGAAGAGCTGCGGGAGCAGAACCGTACCCGTGGAAAAAATGAAACCGAATATGAATTGCTGGATACCGGCGTTTTTAAGAACCGGCAGTATTTTAATGTACATGTTACCTATGCAAAAGAGAACAGTACAGATATTGGAATAAGGATCAACATCACCAATCTCTACAGTGAGGCCGCACCCATAACAGTGTTGCCGCTGCTTTGGTTTTATAACCGCTGGGCGCATGGATCCAATACGGTGATCCCGGATATCTCCCTGGTAAACGATCATACCGTGCTGGCGCAGCACAACCGCATCGGCGATTATTATTTTTATTTTCAGAATGCCGATGATGCGCTCTTTACGGATAACGAAACCAATTTTGAAAAACTTTTCGGACGGCCCAATGCCAGCATTTTTGTAAAGGATGCATTTCATGATGCCATTATCGACAGTAAAAATGTAGAAGCCCTGCGCAACCGGAAACAGGGGACCCGCTTTACGCCTGTGTTCCGGCGTACGGTAAATGCCGGGGAAACCATTTCCATTTACTGCCGGCTGACCAATGACCCTAAAGCCCAGCCGTTTGATGACGGGTTTATGCAGCTCTTTGATAAACGGCGGGCCGAGGCGGATGAATTCTATAACGCCATTTTCCCCGGCGGGGTAGACCCCGGTATGGCACGGGTACAACGCCAGGCACTTGCCGGCCTGTTGTGGAGCAAGCAATATTATCATTATGATGTGGAGCGCTGGCTGAGTGTATCAGACGGTATTACGCCGATCATTCCATCACGGCTGACGGGACGCAACAGCGACTGGACACACCTGAAGAACCAGGACATCATCTCTATGCCGGATAAATGGGAATATCCCTGGTATGCTGCATGGGATCAGTCGTTCCAGTGTATTTCAATGGCCGTGGTGGATCCTGCGTTTGCAAAGAACCAGCTGCTGCTGCTGATGCGCGAATGGTTCATGAAACCGGATGGTCAGCTGCCTTCCTACGAATGGAATTTCAGTGATGTGAACCCGCCCGTGCAGGCCTGGGCGGCGATGGAGATCTATGAGATCGAAAAGAAAACAAAGGGACAAGGCGATATTGATTTTCTGAAAAAAGTATTTAATAAGCTCACCATCAACTTTACCTGGTGGATCAACCGGAAAGACCTGAAGGGGGATAATATCTTTGAAGGCGGGTTCCTGGGACTGGATAATATCGGGGTCTTTAACCGGAGTTATCATGATAAAGGGGAGATACAGCTGGAACAGGCCGATGGTACCAGCTGGATGGGGATCTACGCGATGAACATGATGGACATCGCGCTGGAGATCGCCGTAGTAGATCCTTCTTTTGAAGACATGGTAACCAAATTCTTCGAACATTTTGTACTGATCGCCGAAGCATTGAATGATCATGTATTGTGGAATGAAGAAGACCAGTTCTTTTATGATGTGCTTTGTATGCGCGATGCCCCGCCGCAGCCGCTGAAGATCCGCTCCATTGTAGGACTGACCTCAATATATGCAGTGAATGTAATGAGCCGGGAGGTGTTTGAGAAGCTGCCCGATTTTCAAAAGCGGTTCAACTGGTTTAAAAATTACCGCATAAAAAATGACCTTTTCTGGCCCAATGAAGAAAAAGGCGACGGGGAGGAAATGCTGATGTCGCTGGTGCAGAGCGACCGGCTGAAGGCGCTGCTGACGCGGCTCCTGGATGAAAGCGAGTTCCTGTCGGACGGTGGCATAAGAGCTTTGTCGAAATACCATGAGTCGCATCCTTATTCCGTTACCGTTAACGGGGAAGTGCATTCCATTCAATATGACCCGGGCGATTCCACTTCGGATATGTTTGGCGGCAACTCCAACTGGCGCGGACCCGTCTGGATCCCCATCAATTTTATCATCATTCAATCTATACGGCGGCTGGGTAAATTTTATCATGATTCCTTCCTGATGGAATATCCTACCGGATCCGGGAACCGGATGAACCTGTTCAATATTTCCACGGAATTATCAAAAAGAGTGATCAGCCTTTTTCAACGGGATACTGCGGGTAACCGCCCTATTTACGGGGAATACAACTGGTTTTTTAATCAGCCGGAGAACCAGGATCTGATCCTGTTCTATGAATATTTCAACGGGGATTCGGGACGGGGGCTGGGCGCCAGTCACCAAACGGGTTGGTCTGCCCTGGTTGCTGAAATGATCAGCGAGCTGGCGGATAAGGAAAAATAAACCTGTCAGGGTTCAAAAACCTGATAGGTTTAAAATAAAAAAGCATCGTGCTTTTTTGTTTCCAAACCGGTTTCCCGGTTTTTCACTTACTAACCCGATGCTTTTTTAATAGCTTCTGCATTGTTGCTGTCAGGAATTTTCGTACCAGTTGTATGCTCTTTTTACAGACCATGCAGCTAAAACGTAGATCCCCGGCAACCGGCAAGGCTTCCGCTTTTTAAGCTTAATCTTCCGTAAGGGTCTTTGTTCCGGCCTTTCGTTCAACGCCTCCATGCTTTTTAGGGCATTTCCGCAGTTCAACTATCGACAGGAGACCACATCTTTCCGATCCAGCTAAGACAATTATCTATCTCCGGTTCCATAACCTGCTTCCTGTCCAGTCATTACTGTCTGTTCAAGCTGCTTGTCAAAAACCTGAAGAATCAAAGAACTGTCGGTGCAACTGACAACATCATATAGACTTCGTCGAATGCACTTTGAAGATACGATCTGAAACCAGCCGTTTCCAAATTTTTTGGTCAATTGTTATGCAGTTGTTATGAACAGGGTTGCACACAGGTCTGAGCGGTTATCCACCAGGAATAAACGGTTTTGAACGGGTTATGCACAATAAAATGCACATTCAAAGTGAACAGATACCCTCTGGGCAGAAATTATCTATTTTTATCAAAACCAAACGCACAAAATGAACCGCTTTATAAAGATAGTAATAGGGGTAGCGGGAGCGGGCCTTTTGTTTACAATCGCAACTTTGCTGATCCGAAAGAAACAACCTCCCGTAACTCCTGTAACCAACGATACCCCCTTAAAACCGGGCAGTGATTTTTATAATTATGCCTTTGGTATCCAGGTTCAAAACACTCCCTGGGGTAAAGACATGTATGGAAACAATTTTATTCTTCTGCAGAATTTTAATAAAAAGGCCTTAAAATCAATACTGGAACAAGCCTGTGCCAACAGAAAAGCACCGGCTGGCTCAGCAGAAAAACGCGTGGGTGATTTTTATGCAGCCGGAATGGATACGGTAACGATTGAAAAACTGGGAGATATACCTATAAAATACAATTTGGCGGCCGTAGATGCTATAACGTCCCTGCCAGACCTGGTAAAAGAAATTAATCACCTCCGTACCAGCGGCATTGCTTACCCGCTTTATGGATTTTATGTTATACAGGATGCTAAAAATACAGCTGTCATGATCCCCTACCTGGGGCAGGGTGGTACTACGTTAGCGCATAGGGACAATTATTTAAAGATGGATAAACGCTCCGTTGAGCTTCGCAACAGGTATTTAAAATATATCTCCGCACTCTTTAGTTTAACGGGTGCCTCTTCCCGGGAAGCGTCCGCCAATGCAGCCATCCTCTTTGATACAGAAAAACAACTGGCGGAGGTTCAAATGGACCCGGTGGAAATGCGCGATATAAATAAAACGTATAATAAATTCTACCTGGAGGACCTTTCCAAAATCACACCAGGACTGGATTGGAGGACGGTCCTGGCGGAGCTGGGAATAAAAGAGCAGGATAGTGTGCTGGTAGACTGCCCTGCATTTTTTATTGCAGTGGCCCGCCTGTTAAAAACTGTTCCGCTTGATCATTGGAAACTCTATTTGAAATGGAACATCCTGAAAGAAGCGGCCCCCTACCTGAGCACACCGTTTGTAAGGGCAAATGCAGCTTTTACACAGGGACCGGACAAAGGGGTAGACACTCCGCGTGAGGAATGGCTTTCCTCTTTAACCGATGGCAGCATTGGAGAGCTGCTGGGGCAGCTATATGTAAAAGAATATTTTAAGCCGGCAACAAAAGCCAGAGTGGAAGACCTGGTGGCAAACCTGAGAAAGGCATTTGAAATTCGGATAAGAGAGCTGAGCTGGATGGGGGCAGCCACTAAACAAAAGGCGCTGGCCAAACTGGCGGCTATCCGTCTTAAAATCGGCTACCCGGATAAATGGGAAAATTACGCCGGGCTGAAGATAAACCGCGACACATTTTTTAAGAATATACAAAATGCTCGCAGCTGGCACTATCATTTAATGATCAGTTGGCTTGGCAAGCCGGCAGAGCGGGAGCGCTGGGAAACAACGCCGCCTACGGTAAATGCTTTTTACAATCCGATGCGGAATGAAATTGTTTTTCCTGCAGGGTTCCTTCAGCCGCCCTTCTTTGATCCTGAGGCAGATGATGCAGTGAACTATGGAGCGATAGGTACACAGATCGGACATGAAATAGCGCACGCATTTGATGATAACGGCAGCAGGTTCGATGCAGACGGCACACTCAGGGATTGGTGGACCCAGGAAGACCGGAAACGGTTTGATGCCAAGGCTGGGATGCTGGTAAAGCAGTTTGACAGCTATACAGTGCTGGACCGCATGCATGTAAACGGAAAACTGACATTGGGAGAGAATATCGCAGATCTGGGCGGCCTGAATGCAGCTTATGCAGCCTTTAAGATGACCCGGGATGGAAGATCAACCAGAAAAGTTGACGGATTCACCCCAGACCAGCGTTTTTTTCTTTCGTGGGCACAGCTTTGGAGGGAATATACTGATGAGACCTACCTGGCACAAATGATCCTTACAGACCCGCACCCGCCGGGCCGGTACAGGACCATTGGCCCGCTGGTGAATATGGATGCCTGGTACAAGGCCTTTAATATAAAGCCGGGCGACAAATTGTATAAAAAGCCGGAAGACCGGATACGAATCTGGTAAGGAAATGTAGATCTGTTTTGAAAATTTAAAACAGGCAAGCGTTGCTAATTGAAAAATATTTATTTTCATGGCCTAATTTACCAGATAAATGAATCAAACGTTAAAAATCGGAATAGTAGCCGCCGGGGCCTGCCTGCTGCTGGCGGGTCAGTCAGCGCTGGCGCAAAAAAAAGTAAAGTTTATCGACCCGGCGAATATGAACACCTCTGTAAAACCGGGCAATGATTTTTATGAATATGCCAGTGGTGCCTGGGTGAAAAGCAACCCGGTACCCGCAAAAGAAACCCGCTGGGGCAGCTTTAACATGCTGCGCGATTTTAATATCAATGCTGTAAAATCGATCCTCGAAAAGGCTCAGGCAAATAAATCCGCAGCTGCCGGCTCTGTGGAAAAACGCGTGGGTGATTTTTATGCCGCGGGGATGGACAGCGTTGCGATCGAAAAACTGGGGTACGCCCCCATTAAAGAAGATCTGGCTGCTATAGAATCTATAAAAACATTACCGGAACTGCTGCAGAAGATAAATGCATTGCGGAGCAGTGGTACCGCTTCGCCGGTGTACGGGTTTTATGTGGGGCAGGACCGCAAGAACGTAACCGTGATGATCCCCCAGCTCAGTCAGGGCGGCACCTCATTGCCCGACCGGGATAATTATCTGAAAGATGATCAGCGGTCGGTTCAGATCCGTGAGGCCTACGCAAAATATATTACAACGCTTTTTGAACTGGTGGCCACACCTGCCGAAGCGGCCCGGGCCAATGCAGCCACCATTTTTAATATCGAAAAACAACTGGCCGCTGCACAGCTGAGCCGGGTGGAGCTGCGGGATGCTTATAAGACCTATAACAAATTTTCCCTGGACGATCTTTCCAAAACCACTCCCGGTCTGGATTGGAAAACAACCCTCTCGGAACTGGAAATAAAAGGAGAGGACAGTATACTGGTAAACAACCCTGCCTTTTTTGTGACGGCGGCCGAACTGCTGAAAACCGTACCGCTGGATAACTGGAAAGTATACCTGAAATGGAGTATTCTTAAAGGTGCGGCACCTTATTTAAGTACGCCATTTGTGCAGGCCAATTTTGCCTTTACACAGGCACTGACAGGACAAAAGATCCAGACTCCGCGCTGGCAGCGGCTTTCATCGCTTACCGATGGCAATATCGGAGAGCTGCTGGGGCAGCTGTATGTAAAGGAGTATTTTAAGCCTGCTGCAAAAGCCCGGATGGAGGAACTGGTGGCCAACCTCAGAACGGCTTTCGGCAACCGGATAAAAAGCCTGGACTGGATGAGTGCTGCCACCAAGGAAAAAGCCCTGACAAAGCTGGCTGCCTTCCGGCCCAAGATCGCTTATCCTGATAAATGGGAGAATTATGACGGACTGGTGATCGACCGGAACAATTTTTTCCAGAACATCCGGAACGCCAACAACTGGGGCTATCATTTTATGATCAACCGGCTGGGAAAACCGGTGGACCGTGAGCGCTGGGGGATGACACCGCCAACCGTAAATGCTTATTATAATGCAACACTGAATGAGATCGTTTTTCCGGCAGGCATCTTACAATTCCCCTTCTTTGATCCGAATGCGGATGATGCCGTGAACTATGGCGGCATCGGCGCTGTGATCGGGCATGAGATGTCGCACGGGTTTGATGATAACGGCAGCAAATACGATGCAGACGGCACCCTTCGCAACTGGTGGACCGATGAGGACCGTAAAAAATTTGACGCAAAAGCGATGGCCCTGGCACAACAGTTTGATGCCTACACCATATTGGATACCATTCATGTGAACGGAAAACTGACCCTGGGTGAAAACATCGGGGATCTGGGCGGACTGAATGTAGCATACGAGGCATTTAAAATGACGAAAGAAGGGCAGTCCGGAAAAAAAACAGATGGCTTCACTCCTGATCAGCGG includes:
- a CDS encoding MGH1-like glycoside hydrolase domain-containing protein, giving the protein MTEEHKRLAANAKKSIPLEQWGPYVSERQWGTVREDYSQNGDTWNYFPFDHANSRAYLWGEDGLAGISDYFQNLCFAVALWNGQDKILKERLFGLGNNEGNHGEDVKELYFYLDNLPTHYYMEYLYKYPQQAFPYEELREQNRTRGKNETEYELLDTGVFKNRQYFNVHVTYAKENSTDIGIRINITNLYSEAAPITVLPLLWFYNRWAHGSNTVIPDISLVNDHTVLAQHNRIGDYYFYFQNADDALFTDNETNFEKLFGRPNASIFVKDAFHDAIIDSKNVEALRNRKQGTRFTPVFRRTVNAGETISIYCRLTNDPKAQPFDDGFMQLFDKRRAEADEFYNAIFPGGVDPGMARVQRQALAGLLWSKQYYHYDVERWLSVSDGITPIIPSRLTGRNSDWTHLKNQDIISMPDKWEYPWYAAWDQSFQCISMAVVDPAFAKNQLLLLMREWFMKPDGQLPSYEWNFSDVNPPVQAWAAMEIYEIEKKTKGQGDIDFLKKVFNKLTINFTWWINRKDLKGDNIFEGGFLGLDNIGVFNRSYHDKGEIQLEQADGTSWMGIYAMNMMDIALEIAVVDPSFEDMVTKFFEHFVLIAEALNDHVLWNEEDQFFYDVLCMRDAPPQPLKIRSIVGLTSIYAVNVMSREVFEKLPDFQKRFNWFKNYRIKNDLFWPNEEKGDGEEMLMSLVQSDRLKALLTRLLDESEFLSDGGIRALSKYHESHPYSVTVNGEVHSIQYDPGDSTSDMFGGNSNWRGPVWIPINFIIIQSIRRLGKFYHDSFLMEYPTGSGNRMNLFNISTELSKRVISLFQRDTAGNRPIYGEYNWFFNQPENQDLILFYEYFNGDSGRGLGASHQTGWSALVAEMISELADKEK
- a CDS encoding M13 family metallopeptidase — translated: MNRFIKIVIGVAGAGLLFTIATLLIRKKQPPVTPVTNDTPLKPGSDFYNYAFGIQVQNTPWGKDMYGNNFILLQNFNKKALKSILEQACANRKAPAGSAEKRVGDFYAAGMDTVTIEKLGDIPIKYNLAAVDAITSLPDLVKEINHLRTSGIAYPLYGFYVIQDAKNTAVMIPYLGQGGTTLAHRDNYLKMDKRSVELRNRYLKYISALFSLTGASSREASANAAILFDTEKQLAEVQMDPVEMRDINKTYNKFYLEDLSKITPGLDWRTVLAELGIKEQDSVLVDCPAFFIAVARLLKTVPLDHWKLYLKWNILKEAAPYLSTPFVRANAAFTQGPDKGVDTPREEWLSSLTDGSIGELLGQLYVKEYFKPATKARVEDLVANLRKAFEIRIRELSWMGAATKQKALAKLAAIRLKIGYPDKWENYAGLKINRDTFFKNIQNARSWHYHLMISWLGKPAERERWETTPPTVNAFYNPMRNEIVFPAGFLQPPFFDPEADDAVNYGAIGTQIGHEIAHAFDDNGSRFDADGTLRDWWTQEDRKRFDAKAGMLVKQFDSYTVLDRMHVNGKLTLGENIADLGGLNAAYAAFKMTRDGRSTRKVDGFTPDQRFFLSWAQLWREYTDETYLAQMILTDPHPPGRYRTIGPLVNMDAWYKAFNIKPGDKLYKKPEDRIRIW
- a CDS encoding M13 family metallopeptidase, which produces MNQTLKIGIVAAGACLLLAGQSALAQKKVKFIDPANMNTSVKPGNDFYEYASGAWVKSNPVPAKETRWGSFNMLRDFNINAVKSILEKAQANKSAAAGSVEKRVGDFYAAGMDSVAIEKLGYAPIKEDLAAIESIKTLPELLQKINALRSSGTASPVYGFYVGQDRKNVTVMIPQLSQGGTSLPDRDNYLKDDQRSVQIREAYAKYITTLFELVATPAEAARANAATIFNIEKQLAAAQLSRVELRDAYKTYNKFSLDDLSKTTPGLDWKTTLSELEIKGEDSILVNNPAFFVTAAELLKTVPLDNWKVYLKWSILKGAAPYLSTPFVQANFAFTQALTGQKIQTPRWQRLSSLTDGNIGELLGQLYVKEYFKPAAKARMEELVANLRTAFGNRIKSLDWMSAATKEKALTKLAAFRPKIAYPDKWENYDGLVIDRNNFFQNIRNANNWGYHFMINRLGKPVDRERWGMTPPTVNAYYNATLNEIVFPAGILQFPFFDPNADDAVNYGGIGAVIGHEMSHGFDDNGSKYDADGTLRNWWTDEDRKKFDAKAMALAQQFDAYTILDTIHVNGKLTLGENIGDLGGLNVAYEAFKMTKEGQSGKKTDGFTPDQRFFLSWAQVWRGNILPEIAAQFILTDPHAPGPYRTIGPLVNMDAWYNAFDVKEGDKLYKKPEDRIRIW
- a CDS encoding N-acetylmuramoyl-L-alanine amidase, yielding MFSSKALFRTALLMVVLYACGTSQPARRNVLSNTKPANQQPAQNNGRNPDQTTFTRPEQITKRRPPEERPVVNTKVERRQEPETEAPAATATTYRSPAFYKNITDSIQRVAAKPSYYKMTENLFKEMTVVPDPKNPAVNSQWYTTVNFDVRKPNFVILHHTAQNSAEQTLFTFSISRTSVSAHYVVGRDGVTYQMLNEYMRAWHAGRSKWGSITDMNSCSIGIEIDNNGNEPFSEAQISSLLKLLEYLKDKFGIPQGNFIAHSDIAPSRKNDPSKFFPWKRLAGAGFGYWYDSTNLAEPPADFNAILALRVIGYDTRNQATAITAFKLHYIQNDITPSLTDYDKKVLYNVYKYY